One window of Papaver somniferum cultivar HN1 chromosome 9, ASM357369v1, whole genome shotgun sequence genomic DNA carries:
- the LOC113308028 gene encoding mini-chromosome maintenance complex-binding protein-like, producing MGGIPFDCLANPLGAVRITFERSISSGSDPKTFNSKDWGAIEVLKECLFDQNGISQVPILDSSTIGRIKPNSLVRFRGMVQDMLGNELYVGAYKDESTWRTNKYTDVASFPMSSSSEMSMWERRLLYCVPVPGQSPWVVEASSSAAAASSEAAIYRRDNWASQHGEKRRRDDDTSVDTMDCNISNHEAKGSPSSTKKMREDGLPCQASQSHELEIGETSSTQSVIPDFDTKSLSCLVKIYDSPETELKLNDVFEFVGVFTFDPELVASKNETDESDALFEDELVNLPPNKVPRLHCLIHKKISIQDFFCGSPVIERGPYVIRGIRESLVGYLTAVLGNDGVAAQSVLLHLLSQVHARVDTVAVGKLSLNLTGFTKETVSVFGNQLNLAIQSLLPLTQALPLTVEYLNTASLSPKKDYRTNRLITGTLQLADGTHLILDETQLYPGTLNSTGVENVQVLKSLMEMQKLEYDFEYYKLEMSSDVQLLVLSEGKSNILPADLVLPFQPSTVGSSLNADANALQAWRWYLATLRSLPHVIDPELQKVIENDLVEARQEDRSLGSNDFSRWLTMARLMSASFGETSLSLEHWQMVKELERLRNDRLK from the exons atgggtgGTATTCCTTTCGATTGTCTTGCTAACCCTCTCGGTGCTGTAAGGATAACGTTTGAGAGATCAATTTCTTCTGGTTCTGATCCCAAAACTTTCAACAGCAAAGACTGGGGTGCAATTGAAGTTTTGAAGGAGTGCCTCTTTGATCAAAATGGCATATCTCAG gttcCGATTCTCGATTCCTCTACAATCGGTCGGATTAAGCCCAATTCGTTGGTTCGGTTTAGAGGAATGGTACAAGATATGCTGGGAAATGAGTTATATGTTGGGGCTTACAAG GATGAATCAACATGGAGGACAAACAAGTACACAGATGTTGCTTCGTTCCCTATGAGTTCGTCATCAGAAATGAGCATGTGGGAACGGCGTCTTCTTTACTGTGTGCCG GTTCCAGGACAAAGTCCTTGGGTTGTGGAGGCTTCTTCATCGGCTGCTGCTGCTTCATCAGAGGCAGCTATATACAGACGTGATAATTGGGCTTCTCAACATGGAGAGAAGCGCAGGAGAGATGACGATACATCTGTAGATACAATGGATTGCAAT ATATCCAATCATGAAGCGAAAGGTTCACCGTCAAGCACAAAAAAGATG CGAGAAGATGGACTCCCTTGCCAAGCGTCTCAGTCTCATGAATTGGAAATTGGAGAGACCTCTTCCACGCAAAGCGTGATTCCTGATTTCGACACAAAATCTCTTTCATGTTTAGTCAAG ATATATGACTCACCGGAAACTGAATTGAAGCTGAATGATGTCTTTGAGTTTGTTGGCGTGTTCACTTTCGACCCAGAACTTGTAGCTTCTAAGAATGAGACTGATGAGTCAGATGCCCTTTTTGAAGATGAGCTGGTCAATTTGCCTCCAAACAAG GTACCAAGACTTCATTGTTTAATACATAAAAAAATTTCGATTCAAGATTTCTTCTGTGGTTCCCCTGTCATTGAG AGAGGACCCTATGTTATCAGAGGAATAAGGGAATCCTTAGTTGGGTATCTTACAGCTGTTCTTGGTAACGATGGTGTAGCAGCTCAATCTGTTTTGTTGCATCTCCTATCCCAG GTACACGCCAGGGTTGACACTGTTGCCGTTGGGAAACTATCGCTAAATCTGACAGGTTTTACCAAAGAAACTGTATCCGTTTTCGGGAATCAACTTAATCTTGCGATCCAGAGTCTCTTACCTTTGACTCAAGCTCTACCTCTAACAGTGGAGTATCTCAACACTGCTTCACTTTCCCCTAAGAAAGATTACAGGACAAACAG GCTTATCACTGGAACTTTACAGCTTGCTGATGGTACCCACTTAATCCTTGATGAAACTCAGCTGTATCCAGGGACCCTTAACTCTACTGGGGTTGAGAATGTGCAGGTTCTTAAGAGTCTGATGGAAATGCAAAAG TTGGAATACGACTTTGAGTACTATAAATTGGAAATGTCTTCCGATGTGCAATTATTAGTCCTTTCTGAGGGAAAATCAAATATTTTACCAGCCGATTTGGTGTTACCCTTTCAACCATCTACTGTGGGTTCGTCTCTTAATGCAGACGCAAATGCCCTGCAAGCTTGGAGGTGGTATTTGGCCACTCTAAGATCACTACCACATGTTATTGACCCTGAATTGCAAAAG GTTATCGAGAATGATTTGGTTGAAGCTAGGCAAGAAGATCGAAGTTTAGGAAGCAATGACTTCAGCAG GTGGCTGACAATGGCTCGTCTTATGTCCGCTAGCTTTGGTGAGACCAGTCTCTCACTTGAGCATTGGCAAATGGTGAAAGAGCTTGAGAGGTTAAGGAATGACAGACTTAAATga